The following are encoded together in the Rhodanobacter soli genome:
- a CDS encoding isocitrate lyase/PEP mutase family protein: MQGQINKAQALRKMHDRSAILLLPNAWDAGSARLFAQRGFAAIATTSAGVAWSLGYADGEQAPLAEVLAAIARITRVTGLPVTADIETGYGEAPADVAATVRAVIAVGAVGINLEDGRPGHGPLRPIEEAAARIRAAREAADAAGVPIVINARVDNWMQHDAAAPAERLADAVQRAQAYLAAGADCIYPIGLDDRATLAALVQAIDAPVNVAAGPGVPDLAELARLGVARVSTATRLATLALAAVDQAAGAMLESGRFDSLAAGFTYADVQRMFVHA, encoded by the coding sequence ATGCAGGGTCAGATTAACAAGGCACAGGCATTGCGCAAGATGCATGATCGCAGCGCGATCCTGCTGTTGCCGAACGCGTGGGATGCGGGCAGCGCGCGGCTTTTCGCGCAGCGCGGTTTTGCGGCGATCGCCACCACCAGCGCCGGCGTGGCCTGGTCGCTCGGCTACGCCGACGGCGAACAGGCGCCGCTGGCCGAAGTGCTGGCGGCGATCGCGCGGATCACGCGAGTGACCGGACTGCCGGTGACGGCGGATATCGAGACCGGCTATGGCGAGGCACCGGCGGACGTGGCTGCCACCGTGCGTGCGGTGATCGCGGTTGGCGCGGTGGGCATCAATCTGGAAGACGGTCGCCCCGGCCACGGCCCGCTGCGGCCCATCGAGGAAGCCGCTGCACGGATCCGCGCCGCACGCGAGGCGGCGGATGCGGCTGGCGTACCGATCGTGATCAACGCGCGGGTGGACAACTGGATGCAGCACGATGCCGCCGCTCCGGCCGAGCGCCTTGCCGACGCCGTGCAGCGTGCGCAGGCTTATCTGGCGGCCGGTGCGGACTGCATCTATCCCATCGGCCTCGATGACCGCGCCACGCTGGCCGCGTTGGTGCAGGCCATCGACGCACCGGTGAACGTCGCTGCCGGACCGGGCGTGCCCGACCTGGCCGAGTTGGCACGTCTCGGGGTGGCCCGCGTGAGCACGGCTACGCGTCTTGCCACTCTGGCGCTGGCCGCGGTCGACCAGGCGGCAGGCGCCATGCTTGAAAGCGGCCGCTTCGACAGCCTGGCTGCAGGCTTCACCTATGCGGACGTGCAACGGATGTTCGTGCATGCCTGA
- a CDS encoding DNA-3-methyladenine glycosylase: protein MPDSPVMLDRAFYRRDPREVAPDLLNKVLLSADGRSGRIVETEAYCGPMDPAAHSWRGRTARNATMFGAPGLLYVYFTYGMHWCCNPVCGEEGEGVAVLLRALAPLDGLAAMRAARTGCRNDRDLCRGPARLCQALGIGRAQDGIDLVGGAGGFSIVDDGMPPPVAPVATTRVGITRAADETWRWYVPSEPHVSRR from the coding sequence ATGCCTGATAGTCCCGTGATGCTGGACCGCGCGTTCTACCGGCGCGATCCGCGCGAGGTCGCCCCCGACCTGCTGAACAAGGTGTTGCTGAGCGCGGACGGCCGCAGCGGCCGCATCGTGGAAACCGAGGCCTACTGCGGGCCGATGGATCCGGCCGCGCACTCCTGGCGCGGCCGCACGGCGCGCAATGCGACGATGTTCGGAGCGCCGGGACTGCTCTATGTGTACTTCACCTATGGCATGCACTGGTGCTGCAACCCGGTGTGCGGCGAGGAGGGCGAAGGCGTCGCGGTGCTGTTGCGCGCGCTGGCGCCGCTGGACGGACTGGCCGCGATGCGCGCGGCGCGAACGGGTTGCCGCAACGATCGCGACTTGTGCCGCGGACCGGCGCGGCTATGCCAGGCACTGGGCATCGGCCGTGCGCAGGATGGCATCGACCTGGTCGGGGGCGCCGGCGGGTTCAGCATCGTCGACGACGGCATGCCGCCGCCTGTCGCGCCCGTGGCGACGACGCGCGTGGGCATCACCCGTGCGGCCGACGAAACCTGGCGCTGGTACGTGCCGAGCGAACCGCACGTCTCG